The DNA sequence GGCGGTCTAGCCTTTCTGCTCCATTATATCACCGATCGCATCTCTAGCCCGGAGGATGTGCGCGAAAAGCTAAGGTTGCCGCCGATCGGCGTCATTCCGAAGCTAAAGCGCAAGGAAAAGCTATCCGAAATGCTCGCCGACCGAAAATCGGCGATTTCCGAGGCCTATGCATCGCTCGCTACCACGCTGCAGTTCACCACCAGCGACGGCCTGCCGCGAACGCTCCTGGTCACCAGCACGATCGCAGAGGAAGGCAAGTCAACGACAAGCTTCGTATTGGCCCGCCAGCTCGCTCAGAACGGTATCCGCACCCTGCTCATGGATGTCGATCTGCGAAAACCGTCATTCGTCATCGAGGAAAGCAGCGACATCGGGTTCTCGCAGATCGTCGTCGACAAGAGTGAGCTCCGACGACACATCCTCCCCACCGCCGAGGAGAACCTGTGGCTGATGCCGAGCGGCCCGATACCCCCCAACCCGGTTCAGGTATTAAATTCGGACAGTGCGGCGAGGGTAATCCGCCAAGCCAAGGAACTGTTCGACTGCGTGATCATTGACGCCCCGCCCGCGTACGGCTTTGCGGACGCTTCGTTGCTCGCGGCGAGGTGCGACGCTGTTCTGATCGTCGTCGAAAGCGGCAAGACCCGACGGCGACCGGCCGTTGAAGCCATTCGCCGTTTGCGGGCGGCAGGCGCGCTCATCGTAGGCGTGGCGTTGACCAAATATCGCTTTGATACCACCGAATACGGCTACAAGTATTATAAGAGCTACGGCGAAGGCGCTCCGCGCCTGAAGCCTCATGAACTCGCGGTCGGGCTGATGGACCGCCCCCAACCTGAAGCCTGACAGCAGTGGCTGGCGCAGTGCGCCCTTCCAGACTGCGCCTCGCAGGGCTGAGCGCAATGGTCGTGGCACTCCTGCTGCTGGTCATACTCACCGCCAGTTGGAACCGCGGTATCCCGACTGCAGGCCGCCCCCTCCTCGCCACCTTTCCTGAAGACCCTGCGCGCGAATTCGAGCATGCTTTGGACGATATGCGGCGGACGCAGGGCCGGAGCGTGCCTCGCAGCCTGCCCGCGATAGAACGGGCCGCGCGGCTCGATACCCTGAGCGCTTCGCCTCTCTTTCTCGAAAGTCTTTCCCGGATACTCGTCGGTGAGCAGGCCGAGGTACGCGTTCTGGAAGCGGCGCGGCGAAGAAATCCACGTTTCCCTGAACCGCGCCTGCTCCTGCTTGATATCTACGCCCGATCCGGGCGCACCGAAGATGCGGTGATGGAGGCCCAGACGCTCCTACGACTGATGCCGCGCAACCGAGATCTTATCGTGCGGCTCATTGCGGGCCTGGCCGGGAGGCCGCACGGCGCGGAAGCGCTGGAGAGCGCCTTGCCGCGGAGCGAGGCGCGCGGCGCGGTGATGCTGCGGCTCGAGCAGACCGGCGAGGATGTGGCGCTGCTGCAGCGTCTAGCATTGGCTATGCGCGGAATCGGCGAGGATCCAGACGAACGGAAATGGATCACATCGCTTGTCGAGCGCGTGGCGGAGCGCGGGGAGCCAGCCGTCGCGCGCGCCTTATGGGCCGACCTTTACGGTGTCGATCGCGCCACCGTGGGGCTTGAGCTCACCAACGCTGGGTTCGACCGAGATGATACGCGCCCGCCGTTCGACTGGCGCCTGGCGGGAGGGCGCGCGGGTGTCGCAGAGATCCGGAACGGCATGCTCAACGTGCTCTACTACGGTCGAACCAACGCAGTGTTCGCGCGCCAAATGCTGGCGCTGCCCCCAGGGCGGTACGTGCTGGGAACTGAGGTTGCGCCTTCCCCCCAGATCGGCACGCCCGGCAGTCTTGCCTGGCGGCTAATCTGCCAAGGTGAGAAAAACGCCAAGCATCTTGTGAATCTGGCGCTCGGTGGACAAGCGCAGCCGTCGCCGCAGGAGTTTACGGTGCCGCCGACGGGGTGCGCAGAGCAGGTCCTCGAACTCGCTGCCCGACCGACCAAAACCCAGGATCTACAGTCCGCGCAGATTAGCCAGGTCAATATCGAGCGCGCACCATGACTATGAAAATGCTGTCGTGGGTGCTTCCGTTATATCTTGTATTGTGTTTGGTGTTGGGCGGAGCGAGCGCTGACGGATATGTCGCCAACGCATTGCTCCAGATATTGGCTATCGGCCTTCTCACCTTCGCCTTCCTGAGCAAACCGTACCCCGCCGTGACGAGGAGTGAACGCCACCTCTACCTCGTGGTGGCAGGCTGTATTCTGGTGGTCGGGCTGCAATTCGTCCCACTCCCGCGTGGCGTTTGGCAAGCGTTACCGGGACGTGCGCGCCTGCTCGAAGGTCTCGACGCCGCCGGCATCGCTTTTCCCGGCGGCTTCGCGTCTCTAATTCCGCACGAGAGTGCCAAGTCGGCGGCCTGGTTGCTTCCATCTCTCGCCATGCTGGTTACGATGACCCGCGCGAGAGCGTTCTATTCGCCAGGAAATCTCGCGCTGGCCTTGGTCGCGGTGATGTGCCTCGGGGTCGTTGTGGGTGCAGCGCAGCGAATTTCCGGGGATTACTCAGCCCTCTATTTCTATCACTTCACCAACCGCGGATCGGCTGTGGGTTTCTTCGCCAATGCGAACCACATGGCGAGTTTGCTGCTGACCACGATCCCCTTCCAGGCGGCGTTGGCCCGACAAGCCCTTGATAAGCAATCTGGCGAGCGACTCGCGCCGATGCTCTTGGTGCTTGCCGGTCTCGCCCTCACAATAGTGGGGGTGGGCGTGGTCGGCTCCATCGCGGGGTACGTTCTAATGATCCCGGTGACTGCCGCCAGCGCGCTGATCCTATGGCGAGGTTCTCATGCCCGGCTCGGTGCCTTGCTTCTGCTTATCGCCCTGGTCGTGACCACGGCGATATTGGCATCCGGTACCGGCCTCATGTGGGTTGATCGCGCGAGCGGCCTGAGTGCCGGCTCGCGCGCCGTCATCTTCGGGCGGACTTGGCAGGCCATCCTCGATTACTGGCCAGCAGGGTCCGGGCTCGGCACCTTTGCCGAAGCCTACCCATCGTACGAAGACCCGCTTGCCGTGACCCGCACCTACATCAACCACGCGCACAATGATTATCTAGAGCTGCTGCTGGAGACAGGCGCGCTCGGTGTGATCGCCTTCGCCGCGTTCCTCGCCTGGTGGACGATCCAGACGATCCGCATCTGGACGCGCAGCGATGCATCTCCCTTCGCCAAGGCTGCAGTAATCGCATCTGCCACGCTTCTGCTCCATTCGCTGGTCGACTATCCGTTGCGGACAGTGG is a window from the Altererythrobacter sp. B11 genome containing:
- a CDS encoding tetratricopeptide repeat protein, with amino-acid sequence MVVALLLLVILTASWNRGIPTAGRPLLATFPEDPAREFEHALDDMRRTQGRSVPRSLPAIERAARLDTLSASPLFLESLSRILVGEQAEVRVLEAARRRNPRFPEPRLLLLDIYARSGRTEDAVMEAQTLLRLMPRNRDLIVRLIAGLAGRPHGAEALESALPRSEARGAVMLRLEQTGEDVALLQRLALAMRGIGEDPDERKWITSLVERVAERGEPAVARALWADLYGVDRATVGLELTNAGFDRDDTRPPFDWRLAGGRAGVAEIRNGMLNVLYYGRTNAVFARQMLALPPGRYVLGTEVAPSPQIGTPGSLAWRLICQGEKNAKHLVNLALGGQAQPSPQEFTVPPTGCAEQVLELAARPTKTQDLQSAQISQVNIERAP
- a CDS encoding O-antigen ligase family protein, giving the protein MTMKMLSWVLPLYLVLCLVLGGASADGYVANALLQILAIGLLTFAFLSKPYPAVTRSERHLYLVVAGCILVVGLQFVPLPRGVWQALPGRARLLEGLDAAGIAFPGGFASLIPHESAKSAAWLLPSLAMLVTMTRARAFYSPGNLALALVAVMCLGVVVGAAQRISGDYSALYFYHFTNRGSAVGFFANANHMASLLLTTIPFQAALARQALDKQSGERLAPMLLVLAGLALTIVGVGVVGSIAGYVLMIPVTAASALILWRGSHARLGALLLLIALVVTTAILASGTGLMWVDRASGLSAGSRAVIFGRTWQAILDYWPAGSGLGTFAEAYPSYEDPLAVTRTYINHAHNDYLELLLETGALGVIAFAAFLAWWTIQTIRIWTRSDASPFAKAAVIASATLLLHSLVDYPLRTVALGAVFSACLALMASPNSTRKAWFRGEKAGYGE